In Primulina huaijiensis isolate GDHJ02 chromosome 16, ASM1229523v2, whole genome shotgun sequence, a single genomic region encodes these proteins:
- the LOC140961199 gene encoding pentatricopeptide repeat-containing protein At5g66520-like yields the protein MIEANWITNTSLLVEKCRTLSQLKQIHANLLKFNLSQIPAAIAPLVSFTVASCNPVFFSHARAVFQNLRHRSTFLYNTMIRGYVQSNLPMFAILCYKDMLRDGLIKNNYTFTPLMKACSMILGDDRCMGLLTHAHVLKLGFCCDLFVVSALIEFYALKRDMGRAHMLFDEMPVKDVVLWTAMIDGYGKMGNVEKAREYFDEMPERNVVSWSALMAAYSRVSDFKEVISLYRNMEDMGLKPNQSIIVSALTACAHLGALAQGLWIHSYAKRCKYSLNPIIATALVDMYSKCGALELAFTVFNDIRNKDSGVWNAIISCAAMNGDGMKSLELFDSMITYGAQPNEATFVVVLTACSHAKLVKKGLSLFKKMDSVYKIKPRIEHYACMVDLLARSGKLEEAEIYVDEIMCGIGERDANIWGALLGACRNYGNIEIGDRVWKKITDGGEIDYGIRVLAYNMYKEAGWEAEAKSIRKLIDERPANKKSGCSLIEVNGMVEEFHAGDLSHPQAEEICGLISLFKTQKNISYVRSTLSHHHYALSQSA from the exons ATGATCGAAGCCAATTGGATTACAAACACCTCACTACTCGTTGAGAAATGCAGAACTCTAAGCCAACTCAAACAGATTCACGCCAACCTCCTCAAGTTCAACCTCTCCCAAATCCCGGCTGCCATTGCACCGCTTGTCTCATTCACTGTGGCCTCCTGCAACCCTGTTTTCTTTTCTCATGCACGTGCGGTGTTTCAAAATCTCCGCCACCGTTCCACTTTCTTATACAACACGATGATTAGAGGATATGTTCAATCTAATTTGCCCATGTTCGCTATTTTATGTTATAAAGACATGCTAAGGGATGGGCTTATAAAAAACAACTACACTTTCACACCTTTGATGAAGGCATGTTCTATGATTTTAGGTGACGATAGATGCATGGGACTTTTGACGCATGCCCATGTCCTCAAGTTAGGATTTTGCTGTGACTTGTTTGTTGTTAGCGCATTGATCGAATTCTATGCGCTGAAACGTGATATGGGAAGAGCACATATGTTGTTTGATGAAATGCCTGTAAAAGATGTGGTATTGTGGACTGCAATGATTGATGGATATGGGAAAATGGGGAACGTGGAAAAAGCAAGGGAGTATTTCGATGAAATGCCGGAAAGGAATGTGGTATCCTGGAGTGCGTTAATGGCAGCATATTCGAGGGTTAGTGATTTTAAGGAAGTGATTTCTTTGTATAGAAACATGGAAGACATGGGTTTGAAGCCCAATCAGTCGATTATTGTGAGTGCTCTCACTGCTTGTGCTCATCTTGGTGCATTGGCACAAGGCTTATGGATACACTCTTATGCTAAGCGCTGCAAATACTCTTTGAATCCAATCATAGCCACAGCGCTGGTTGACATGTACTCAAAATGTGGTGCTTTGGAGTTGGCTTTCACGGTTTTTAATGATATTCGTAACAAGGATAGTGGAGTTTGGAATGCTATTATATCATGTGCGGCAATGAATGGAGATGGAATGAAATCTCTTGAATTGTTTGATAGCATGATCACATATGGGGCTCAGCCAAATGAGGCCACTTTTGTTGTTGTTCTTACAGCTTGTAGTCACGCGAAATTGGTCAAAAAAGGCTTGTCTTTGTTCAAAAAGATGGATAGCGTCTATAAAATTAAGCCCAGAATCGAGCATTATGCTTGTATGGTCGATCTTTTGGCGAGGTCTGGTAAGTTAGAGGAAGCCGAGATATATGTTGATGAGATAATGTGTGGTATCGGTGAAAGGGATGCTAATATATGGGGAGCTCTGCTAGGGGCGTGTCGGAATTATGGGAACATTGAAATTGGTGATAGAGTATGGAAAAAGATAACTGATGGAGGAGAGATTGACTATGGGATTCGTGTTCTTGCCTATAATATGTACAAGGAAGCTGGTTGGGAGGCCGAAGCAAAGAGCATTAGGAAGTTGATCGATGAGAGACCAGCAAATAAAAAATCTGGCTGCAGTTTGATTGAAGTTAATGGAATGGTCGAAGAGTTCCATGCTGGTGATCTGTCACATCCACAGGCTGAAGAGATAT GTGGATTAATTTCCTTGTTCAAAACCCAAAAAAACATCTCCTACGTACGGTCAACACTTAGTCATCACCACTATGCGCTATCTCAATCTGCATAG